The window TTATGACTTTTTTGAATTGACTGACAATTTGGGATGCAGGGTCAGCCTGCGTTATGTTTTGTGCGGTGCTGATCCGCGAAGGGGTGTATAAATTTTGGATATTGTCCAGCAGATTATCAACGGCTTGTCGCTCGGCTCCGTTTACGCGCTGATAGCTGTCGGATATTCTCTTGTCTATTCGATACTGCTGTTCTCCAATTTCGCGCACGGCGGTTTCCTTGTCATCGGCGGTTACATCTGTTATTACGCGCTGATGTCTTACGGAGCGGGAATTTGGACGGCATCGTTTGCGGCTGTTCTCGGCGCCGGTTTTTCGGCGATACTTGTTGAGCGTTTCGCATACCGTCCGATACGCGAGCGCACGCCGGTAACGCTCTATCTTCTCATTGCTTCAATGGGTATGAGCATAGTTATCGAAAATCTTTTCGTCGTTACGATAGGCGGGCGTTTCAGGGCGCTGCCGCCTGTGCTTCCAATGCAGCCTGTCAGTGTTTTCGGCTTTGCGACGACAAGCGCGTTTGATATACTTTCGCTTGTTGTTTCAGTCATTTCTCTTGTCGCGCTGCAGCTTTTTCTCAACAGGACAAAATGGGGGCTTGCGATCCGCGCCGCTTCCTGCAACCTGCGCACGGCGTCGCTTATGGGTGTCAACGTCAACCGCCTGATTGCGATAGTATTTTTTGTTGCGGGGCTTTTTGCGGCGGTCGGCGGCATTTTCCTTTCCGCGCGCTACACTCTTTATCCTCAGCTCGGCAGCACGATAACGACAAAGGCTTTCGTGGCGGCGGTTATAGGCGGTCTCGGCTCCCTTCCCGGGGCTGTTGCCGGCAGCCTTATTCTCGGACTTGCGGAAATGCTTACCGCAGGCTTTGTATCAAGCCAGTTCCGCGACCTTGTCGTATTCTTCCTGCTTATCGTTACACTGATAATACGTCCGTCAGGGCTTTTCGGCAAAGCCGTCAGCGAGAAAGTGTAGGTGACGGGTATGGGTTATTCGTCAGGTATTATCACGCTCCTTGCCATTAACTGCATAGCCTCTCTCGGTGTGTCGCTGTTTACAGGCTTTACCGGAATTTAC is drawn from Candidatus Equadaptatus faecalis and contains these coding sequences:
- a CDS encoding branched-chain amino acid ABC transporter permease — its product is MLDIVQQIINGLSLGSVYALIAVGYSLVYSILLFSNFAHGGFLVIGGYICYYALMSYGAGIWTASFAAVLGAGFSAILVERFAYRPIRERTPVTLYLLIASMGMSIVIENLFVVTIGGRFRALPPVLPMQPVSVFGFATTSAFDILSLVVSVISLVALQLFLNRTKWGLAIRAASCNLRTASLMGVNVNRLIAIVFFVAGLFAAVGGIFLSARYTLYPQLGSTITTKAFVAAVIGGLGSLPGAVAGSLILGLAEMLTAGFVSSQFRDLVVFFLLIVTLIIRPSGLFGKAVSEKV